The genome window GCGCCAAAGCGCAGATCGATCAGGCCGTCCGTGGCACACTTATAGAGCTGCAGCTTATTGCCAAATTTGACGGTCGGAGCAAGTGCTTCGCGAACGAGCAGCGTGACACGGTTCATATCCGCAGGCGAACGCGGCGAGATAGCCGAACCATCGCGCACAGCGACCAGATCGACTGCGGCCTCGACCGCGACGTTGCCGCCGCCGACTATCACTACGTTACGGCCGCAAAAGTCCATCGGATTTGAAAGGCTGTAAACAACCTTGGACTGCTCGCGCCCATCGATCACGACCTTCATGTCCTCATTTGGCAGTCGTAGTTTGTTTGGGGCCCCGCGGAGGCCGATCGCAATGACAACGCGGCGGGCCGTGTAGGTTCGGATCGCCTTCTCATTGCCACGCTCGGTCGTTACGGTAAAGTAGTCACCTTCTGAGGAACGAACCACTGCCGTACAACTCTCGTGTTCGTTCACCCTCACGCCTTTGTCGTTTAGGGCACCGAGCCAAACGTCGAGTATGTTCTCTCGCTGGTCGCCCGGTATCTTTGTCGCCAGCTGCGTTGCGATCTTCCGTGAGAATTCCGCGATCAACTCATCTTGCCTCGGAATGAATTGCGACGCGAATGCTCCCGCCGGATCGCCGGGACCGCTTGACCTGAGAAACTCGGTGATCTGCTTCTTTAGCTCCTTCTCGATCTTTTCGGTCAACCGCTGCGATACACCGGCCCGCAGGGCATTTGGGACCTCCGCGATCAAGCGGGCGTGGACGGCCGGTGACGCGGCGTGGACTATCGCGGCCAGCTGATCGCCGATAGCGGCCATTCCCGCTCCATCCTCGTCAGCCTCGACGTTGCCATATTTCGTCTTGGCGAGGCCCAGGCCGGTGACTGGCAACCCGCCAAACCATTCCTTGGTGTCAGGCTTAAAGAAAATGTACTTGCCCTTCGGATACAGGTCGATGGTCGAGAGTATGTTGTTTTGCTCCAGCGCGACATAACGCAAACCGCGGTCTACCGCGGCTACTGCGGCTGAAGCACCGCCGGGGCCAACGCCAATGATCGCAATATCATACTCGGCGCGAGGCTCCGGCGCAGAACTCGTCAATTCTGTCCTGATATGCTCAACGACCTCGGCACCTTCCTTGACCGCATTCTTGATCAGCGGCACGCCTGAGACATCGCCGATAATATAGCAGCCCGTCACGTTAGTTTCGTAGCTTGAGCCGTCACGAGTCGGGGTCGGCAGCGAGCGGATCTCTTTAGTTGTGTTGATGATGATGCACGCCTTTGGATTGACCGGACATTCGGCCTGACAAGCGGTGTCTTCCATACACAGGTCCGGAGCGACTGCCGCAGCCGTCCCGTCAACTATCGCCAACACATCATGCGGACAGGCATCAACGCAGGCCTGACAGCCGATACAGCGTTCGGGAAAGATCACCGGATGCGGATAGTCTGGCCCGCGGTATTTGTCGAGGCCGAGTTCAGCAAGCTCGTCCGGCGTGAGTTTTCGTATCACGGGTCGCGATGCTCCGCTGTCACTCTGCCTGAAAATGCCAAACGCCCGCGCGGCATCCTTAGCCAGAACGATGAAACCAACAACGACCGAAACAAGCCCGATGCTTAACCAGCCGACGGCCGTCAGCCCGCCATAGGTTGCGCGCGACTCAGCGGCAGCACCTAGGTTGATCCAAACCAGCAACGCCAGCAGAGCAAAACATATAAAGATGTGGAATGCACGCATCTTATTCCTTTTCGCCGCGAAGCTTGGCCGTTACCGCATCGTTGCGGCGTTTCAGAGCTTCATCCGAGAGAAACTCGCTCCAACGGCCGCTGCTGTAAGGATGCTGCACATGACATGAGATGCAGTTTGCCTGCCCGGCCTGGAAGCGTTGATCGCGGCTCGTATCGCCGGCGACGTTCATGTGGCACGCAGCACACGTCTCACGGGGCGTCACACGATCGATCGGGTCAAAGCTCTTGTGACACGTCGAGCATGAGACGAGGCCAAACTTGTCACCCGCCAAACCTTCCGGTACCTTGAGTCGCGCTACATGAACCGTGTGAAAATGCCGGCTGATCCGATTTTGATCGTCTTTGTCACCGGTCGCCGGGGCATTAACCTCAGGAATCGCATCGGCCTCCTCGCGATAAAGGCCCTGCCACGTCCACTTGCCTTCCGCGGCCGGATACCCGTACGATCCGCCGTGTGCGGTTCGAACGGTCCTGTCGTTGTAACTGTTCTTATTATTATCGTTATGGCACTGGGCACAACCTAATATCGCGGAGCCATTAAGCGAATAGTCCTGACCCTGATGCTCCTTGTGGCAAGCCGTGCATGTGATCCCTGCATCTTCATGGGCCTTCGTATTCGACGCATGGAATTGTTCGGCAGTATGGCATCGAATGCACGCGTTCTCCATTGGCTCACGGGGCGAATGACAAGTCGTGCATGAATTCTTGTTCGCCACCGTTGCGATCATGCGCTCATTGGAATCAGCCGCATGCGGGTTCGCAAGCGGCCTCGGAGCGTAAGCCTGCGGATATCTGTAATACGCAAAGACCGCGATCGCGCCGACAGCGAGTAATGCCCAGATAAAAAGGCCGACTGCCCAGGGCCGACACAGGTCACGTGTCGGGCGCCAGTTGAACATTGCTTTTCCGGGGATCGGCTCGGCCGTCGGCCTCAGCCTTGTGCCCCAGTCTTCCTTTTCCCTTGTCCGTTTATCCCAGAATGCATCGAGGACCCCGCCGGCGGCACTCTCATCAGCGGATGCGGCCGCACCGTTTAATGCTTCCGGCTCGGCCACAACACCCGTCACGGCCCTCTGTGGGCGGAGCAATATCTGCTCGCCTATGCGCGTTACATCTATGATGAACGGGCCGATCTGGATGATGTCGCCGTCGGCGAGCACATCACTCTTTTGCGGCCCGAGCGGACGGCCGTTCAGCGTCAGAACATTAGCCTTTGAGAGATTGACGAGCGAGTAATTGCCGGCTTGAAAATTGATGCTGGCGTGTATTCTCGAAACCGTGCTGTCATCGAGACTGATCTCGCAGCTCACGAGACGGCCGAGATATACGGCATCCTTCGCAAACGGGCGCGACCGGCCATCGGCGGTAATGACAGTGAATTTTCCTTTCTCCGTAGCCACCTTATCTCACGTTAAAGTAAACAGCTTGAACGACATGTATCAACATGAACGTCAGCATCAACGCCGTGAACAGCACATGCGGGGCGAGCCATAACTTCAGTAGCTGGTGCAGATAGATCAAGGCATCGACCCGCCTAAGTGTTGCCGCATTCTCGACCGCTTCCATCAGTTTCGCTCCATCGAGCCTCGACATGCCCTCCGATACCTCACCAAATCCCTCGCGCGCCGATGCCAGCATTGCCGGCAGGTCCTCTCGCCGCCAATACTGCCTTAACAAATAACGCAGGCCGAGAAAACGCCGCCGCACTTTCGTCTCGATAAGTTGGCGAAGCTTGGGTTCGCCTGCCTCATCAGCAGCGCGTATCAGCTCTGCACGAAGCTCATCACGGCGTGCCTCGAGGTCTTCGACCAAGAGCGGTTCGCGTTCGATCTTTGTCATAAATCGAGGAACGACGATATAACATATGGCCCCGAACAGCCCTGATGCGATCACGAGATCAAACGAGATCATCAGCAGCGTCGTCAGCATTCCACCGGAACGCGTCCCGCCATGGATCAAGAGCAGCACACCCGCGATCACTCCGATATAAATGTGCGAGATCATCCAATAGCGCAAGGCTCCGGCACGTCGACGATAGATCTGTTTCCTGACCGGATACAGCATTACCCAAACGATGCCTGCGAGGCCGGTGAGGCCGGTTACCCAGCGCATGGTAAGCCACGATCCGTCGATCAGGGCCGTGTCCTGCGAAAACCTGATGGTTGCCCACAATGCCGCCGCGCCGAGACCGACTATCGCAATGCCGAGCAGCATGTGAAGCATGCGGGCCCGGTTATCCGCCCTGTGGATGTTTACTCCTATGGCATGCGTCTTTGTTCGCTGGATGAGGCCAAGGGCCTGATTGACCTCGTCAAAATACTCCCGCGGATTCACGCGCAGTAGAGCGCCGGTCGGACAGTTCTCTTCGCAAGAGTAGGCCGCGGTCGAGGCCCCGGGCGGATTCAGGCCCGTTCCCTTGCATAGATTGCATTTAACAGCAACAAGACTCTCGGTTTGCGTGACAGGCAGTGGTAGTCGAGCTTCTGACAACGAAAGTTTTGATAAAGCCCTGGCAACAAAACCGCCTGAGGCTCCGTTACCTCCGTCCCGGGCGATCATTGAGATCGCATCATAGGGACACTGTGTCGCACAGTCGCCGCAGCCTATGCACGTCGCCGGTTCGATGTCGATCTCGCCGTCCGGAAACCGCGCGATCGCACCGGTCGGACAACCGGTCAGGCATTCGGCATCCTGGCAATGCATGCATACGGACGGTGCCAGGACACTTTGCATCGCGGCCTTGTTCGGTTTGACCGGCCGTTCGATGTGTATGCCGCGCCGCACAAGCCGCGAATTGCCGTGCACCTGATGACATGCAAGCGAGCAATTGCCGCAACGGACACACTTGGCCATGTCCATCACGAGCAGGTTCACGCCGTCAACCACGCCGGTCTCGATCTCTTTTGTGGTCGCGCTCACGACACGAGTGTCAGTCGGATGAAGCGGCACGGGCGTCTCGTTACCCGCCGATCTCGTAAGAAACGGCAGGACCACATCACTGAGTTCACGATCCTCACGCAGTCGGCCCGCGGCGATCTCGACTATCTCGGCACGGCCCCGAACGGTAGCCGTAAATTTCCACTTGGCCGATCCCTCGATCGCCTCCAGGCCCAGGCAGGAGCCGGGCCCGAGGAAGTCCAGCCCCACCGACCGATCGGTCTCGATCAACAGGTCGGCGGCCCTTGGGTTAAACTCGACGCCGCTCACACGTTGGATCCAGCCATTGCGAACGTAGAGGACGCGGTTGATCGGGTCGCCCTCGGAAAACAGTACGTGATCCTTCTCAAAGACCGCGAAACGAGCAGCGTCGTCGAGCCGCTGCAGGATCGCAGGGGCGATCTCGGTTCCGGCAATGTCGCGAAGTTCATTGAGTGTAAGCGAAAGGCCGTAGCCGCGATAATTCCGGTCGAGCGAGCGGCCAAACTTGGGCAGCTTACGCAGTAGCCGGATCGCCGGGCGCGTGAACTCAAGAACGAGAGCCGGTGCCGCATCAGCCGCAACCGAAACGGTCGCCGTCCGAGGCGTCCCCGACAGCAGGGCCATCTCGCCGAACGAATTGCCCGCCGGTATCTCGCCGACCTTCTTTTGGTTACCGTTCTGTTCCGTTATTGATGCCTCGAGCCGGCCGGAAACGAGGATATAAAAGATGCTGCTTTCCCAGGTGTTTTCGCGGACGATTCCTTCGCCCGGTGCGAACTCGAGCAGCTTTACATACGGCCCGACCTGCTTGCCGCGATAGCTGCGGCCAAAGAGGATGATGTCCATGTCGAGCTCGTTCTTAAATTCACCATTCGGCAATTGCTCGACAAGTTCCGAGACGATCTCGACGTTGCGAAATGCCTCGATCGTCTGCTCGTGGTTTTGGATCTCACGCGGCATCGAGTTGTCTAAAAAGGAACGTTGGAAGTTTAACGCAATCGCGGCAAAATCGCGAAGAATGCGATCAGCAGCCCGACGAGAACCCAGCCCGCAATGATCACCGCGCCGATGATGAGCAGGAGTTTTGTGCGGTTCATTCGAGGTGAGGCCGCTGATGCGGCAGGCGCGAGTTTTTCCTTCCCGATCGGCTTGATCACCTCAACGCCTACGCGAGCCGTGGGCGACTTTGGCGAGGCGGCCGGCGCGAGGTCGTTTAGGATGGGCTTCTCGGCCT of Chloracidobacterium sp. contains these proteins:
- a CDS encoding NAD(P)-binding domain-containing protein translates to MRAFHIFICFALLALLVWINLGAAAESRATYGGLTAVGWLSIGLVSVVVGFIVLAKDAARAFGIFRQSDSGASRPVIRKLTPDELAELGLDKYRGPDYPHPVIFPERCIGCQACVDACPHDVLAIVDGTAAAVAPDLCMEDTACQAECPVNPKACIIINTTKEIRSLPTPTRDGSSYETNVTGCYIIGDVSGVPLIKNAVKEGAEVVEHIRTELTSSAPEPRAEYDIAIIGVGPGGASAAVAAVDRGLRYVALEQNNILSTIDLYPKGKYIFFKPDTKEWFGGLPVTGLGLAKTKYGNVEADEDGAGMAAIGDQLAAIVHAASPAVHARLIAEVPNALRAGVSQRLTEKIEKELKKQITEFLRSSGPGDPAGAFASQFIPRQDELIAEFSRKIATQLATKIPGDQRENILDVWLGALNDKGVRVNEHESCTAVVRSSEGDYFTVTTERGNEKAIRTYTARRVVIAIGLRGAPNKLRLPNEDMKVVIDGREQSKVVYSLSNPMDFCGRNVVIVGGGNVAVEAAVDLVAVRDGSAISPRSPADMNRVTLLVREALAPTVKFGNKLQLYKCATDGLIDLRFGAGIKEMSEAEVVIENVRTKQEIVTIPNDYVFALIGGERPNRFLESIGITIK
- a CDS encoding FHA domain-containing protein — protein: MATEKGKFTVITADGRSRPFAKDAVYLGRLVSCEISLDDSTVSRIHASINFQAGNYSLVNLSKANVLTLNGRPLGPQKSDVLADGDIIQIGPFIIDVTRIGEQILLRPQRAVTGVVAEPEALNGAAASADESAAGGVLDAFWDKRTREKEDWGTRLRPTAEPIPGKAMFNWRPTRDLCRPWAVGLFIWALLAVGAIAVFAYYRYPQAYAPRPLANPHAADSNERMIATVANKNSCTTCHSPREPMENACIRCHTAEQFHASNTKAHEDAGITCTACHKEHQGQDYSLNGSAILGCAQCHNDNNKNSYNDRTVRTAHGGSYGYPAAEGKWTWQGLYREEADAIPEVNAPATGDKDDQNRISRHFHTVHVARLKVPEGLAGDKFGLVSCSTCHKSFDPIDRVTPRETCAACHMNVAGDTSRDQRFQAGQANCISCHVQHPYSSGRWSEFLSDEALKRRNDAVTAKLRGEKE
- a CDS encoding cyclic nucleotide-binding domain-containing protein, which gives rise to MPREIQNHEQTIEAFRNVEIVSELVEQLPNGEFKNELDMDIILFGRSYRGKQVGPYVKLLEFAPGEGIVRENTWESSIFYILVSGRLEASITEQNGNQKKVGEIPAGNSFGEMALLSGTPRTATVSVAADAAPALVLEFTRPAIRLLRKLPKFGRSLDRNYRGYGLSLTLNELRDIAGTEIAPAILQRLDDAARFAVFEKDHVLFSEGDPINRVLYVRNGWIQRVSGVEFNPRAADLLIETDRSVGLDFLGPGSCLGLEAIEGSAKWKFTATVRGRAEIVEIAAGRLREDRELSDVVLPFLTRSAGNETPVPLHPTDTRVVSATTKEIETGVVDGVNLLVMDMAKCVRCGNCSLACHQVHGNSRLVRRGIHIERPVKPNKAAMQSVLAPSVCMHCQDAECLTGCPTGAIARFPDGEIDIEPATCIGCGDCATQCPYDAISMIARDGGNGASGGFVARALSKLSLSEARLPLPVTQTESLVAVKCNLCKGTGLNPPGASTAAYSCEENCPTGALLRVNPREYFDEVNQALGLIQRTKTHAIGVNIHRADNRARMLHMLLGIAIVGLGAAALWATIRFSQDTALIDGSWLTMRWVTGLTGLAGIVWVMLYPVRKQIYRRRAGALRYWMISHIYIGVIAGVLLLIHGGTRSGGMLTTLLMISFDLVIASGLFGAICYIVVPRFMTKIEREPLLVEDLEARRDELRAELIRAADEAGEPKLRQLIETKVRRRFLGLRYLLRQYWRREDLPAMLASAREGFGEVSEGMSRLDGAKLMEAVENAATLRRVDALIYLHQLLKLWLAPHVLFTALMLTFMLIHVVQAVYFNVR
- a CDS encoding zinc ribbon domain-containing protein, yielding MMSQRPCDKCGEEVSVTKAFCPACGHALVDEEQREDTSEFQRLDGTMQVGKTMYNQMLSEMGLNISVPSEQLTEAEKPILNDLAPAASPKSPTARVGVEVIKPIGKEKLAPAASAASPRMNRTKLLLIIGAVIIAGWVLVGLLIAFFAILPRLR